The Leptospira sp. WS39.C2 genome window below encodes:
- a CDS encoding transglycosylase domain-containing protein, whose amino-acid sequence MNWDTLVQIVHRYSNLLLTFLKNKKEQIRYYLVRGFLFLILLFFVLTAYQTALFFYHKKSITHDLEQLKIGLSKNGISSMVPKQLVLIFDRNQNVIGKYNSGVSLTLTSKQCNDAKVFQQTLIASEDRDFLTHSGFSIKGMLRAFIQNLISFRIRQGGGTISQQLARNLFTDKSRNSINRKIYETIVALYLESILGKSEIICLYMNKAYFGQNSYGVEEASRYYFNKSVTKLTYAEASLLVGLLPAPSLYNPIRNPDIALKKQKTVMMSLVDIDVLTDKKAQKSLNEFRVFYQIKENDEENAHGTIAKNGTNRLFQVNEAPEINEYVLKYLNETIEGFHESEVNIKVYTSIDILKQKTSANILNSDIESLRWSFRNKASLSYNENKNYAAGINGVIFSIHPFTGEVLAVSGGTKNGDYYRNMVRSLYMRRQVGSTLKGFLYCVALEEGILEPNTILKDEPINISGYKPKNWYGKYLGDITIEQALQQSVNTVAVTVLKDLGISNYIDYLSNGLNLSYSDKSRFSKDLTLALGSADFSPLEVAILYSEIVNGGEIIEETIIRKIIANDEVIFESNQSSSSHKRLFNSKNTSTILHFLKSVFATGGTAAWIGKKQKQNSNYLSFDIAGKSGTVENDNANYKNIKGARDIWFVGITPEEITVVWFGHEKGVPIPGSGSSMAASTWAQYAHSAIHPNEKNRKFNLDFVPQPENPENPSNSTWDLPTAEGEKEPTDELIPYDKDREDSIPNEEKFYTAPVEKPKG is encoded by the coding sequence GTGAATTGGGATACCTTAGTACAAATTGTTCATAGGTATTCCAATTTATTACTTACTTTTTTAAAAAACAAAAAAGAACAAATTCGTTATTACCTCGTTCGAGGGTTTCTCTTTCTCATTCTATTATTTTTCGTCTTAACGGCTTACCAGACAGCTCTATTTTTTTATCATAAAAAGTCCATCACTCATGATCTTGAACAGTTAAAGATTGGCTTATCCAAAAATGGTATTTCTTCTATGGTGCCGAAACAACTGGTCTTGATTTTTGATCGAAACCAAAATGTCATCGGAAAATATAACTCCGGTGTTTCGCTAACGTTAACATCAAAACAATGTAACGATGCAAAAGTGTTCCAACAAACATTAATCGCTTCTGAAGATAGAGATTTTCTAACACACTCTGGATTCTCCATCAAGGGAATGTTACGTGCTTTCATCCAAAATTTAATCTCTTTTAGAATTCGGCAAGGTGGCGGAACAATATCACAACAATTAGCTAGAAATTTATTCACAGATAAATCACGTAACTCAATCAACAGAAAAATTTACGAAACAATCGTTGCATTGTATTTAGAATCAATTCTTGGAAAGTCCGAAATCATTTGTTTATACATGAACAAAGCTTACTTTGGACAAAATTCCTATGGTGTCGAAGAAGCTTCCCGGTATTATTTCAATAAATCAGTAACAAAACTAACATACGCGGAAGCAAGTTTACTTGTTGGCCTTTTGCCTGCACCATCACTATACAATCCTATCCGGAATCCAGATATTGCTCTTAAGAAACAAAAAACCGTGATGATGTCACTTGTGGATATTGATGTTTTAACTGATAAAAAAGCACAAAAAAGCCTGAATGAATTTCGAGTATTTTACCAAATCAAAGAGAACGATGAAGAAAATGCCCATGGAACTATTGCAAAAAATGGAACCAATCGATTGTTCCAAGTAAATGAAGCTCCAGAAATCAATGAGTATGTATTGAAATATCTTAATGAGACTATAGAAGGTTTTCATGAATCAGAAGTGAATATAAAAGTTTATACTTCGATTGATATTTTAAAACAAAAAACCTCTGCAAATATTTTGAATTCAGACATAGAATCTTTAAGATGGAGTTTCCGTAACAAAGCTTCCTTAAGTTATAATGAAAATAAAAACTATGCTGCAGGTATAAACGGTGTTATATTTTCTATCCATCCTTTTACAGGAGAAGTGTTAGCTGTTTCTGGTGGTACAAAAAATGGTGACTATTACCGAAACATGGTAAGGTCTCTCTATATGAGACGCCAAGTAGGATCTACATTAAAAGGATTTTTATACTGTGTGGCATTGGAAGAGGGCATTCTAGAACCAAATACAATTCTTAAAGATGAACCTATCAATATCTCTGGATATAAACCAAAAAACTGGTATGGGAAATATCTAGGAGACATTACCATTGAGCAAGCGTTACAGCAGTCAGTCAATACTGTGGCAGTTACAGTTTTAAAAGATTTAGGGATTTCAAATTATATTGATTATCTATCAAATGGATTGAATCTTTCTTATTCTGATAAAAGCAGATTTTCAAAAGACTTAACATTGGCTTTAGGTTCTGCTGATTTTTCCCCTCTCGAAGTTGCGATTCTTTATTCTGAAATTGTAAATGGAGGTGAAATCATCGAGGAAACCATCATTCGTAAGATTATCGCAAATGATGAAGTGATCTTTGAATCAAATCAAAGTTCTAGCAGTCATAAAAGACTTTTTAATTCAAAAAACACTTCAACGATCCTACATTTTCTAAAATCAGTTTTTGCAACTGGTGGAACCGCAGCATGGATCGGGAAAAAACAAAAACAAAATTCAAACTATTTGAGTTTTGATATCGCCGGGAAATCGGGAACTGTTGAAAATGATAATGCAAATTATAAAAATATTAAAGGAGCAAGGGACATCTGGTTTGTCGGGATCACTCCAGAAGAAATAACGGTGGTTTGGTTTGGGCATGAAAAAGGAGTCCCTATACCAGGCTCAGGTTCATCAATGGCTGCCTCCACTTGGGCACAGTATGCACATAGTGCGATCCATCCGAACGAGAAAAATAGAAAATTTAATTTAGATTTTGTGCCGCAACCAGAAAATCCAGAAAACCCATCCAATTCTACCTGGGATTTACCTACAGCGGAAGGCGAAAAGGAACCAACAGATGAATTGATCCCTTACGATAAGGACCGCGAAGATTCGATTCCTAATGAAGAAAAATTTTATACAGCTCCGGTCGAAAAACCAAAAGGATAA